A window from Lagopus muta isolate bLagMut1 chromosome 5, bLagMut1 primary, whole genome shotgun sequence encodes these proteins:
- the BRINP2 gene encoding BMP/retinoic acid-inducible neural-specific protein 2 isoform X1 — translation MGQQNLRRADGLLPMLPWPLALLALSVCCGAGGVATEQHVSSPASPSSSSSSSSSGRAPLDWLLTDRGPFYRAQEYVDFMERYRQGFTTRYRIYREFARWKVNNLALERKDFFSLPLPLAPEFIRNIRLLGRRPSLQQVTDSIIKKYGTHFLLAATLGGEESLTIFVDKRKLSHRAELSGAGNGSAVSLETLHQLAASYFIDRESTLRRLHHIQIATAAIKVTETRTGPLGCSNYDNLDSVSSVLVQSPENKVQLQGLQTVLPHHLRERFVAAALSYIACSSVGELVCRRSDCRCQCQPTFPHCNCPEADIQALEGNLVQLQRAWDSHHSQFEESEEFQALVKKLPGDRFLNRTAISHFWAMDLDIQHRYQQLGTSLKLLSRKTHHIIRRLFNLSKRCHRQPRFKLPKERPLHYWWGRAQSLLYCGETTVPGTFLEESHSCTCPSEQPSCQGAIPCALGEGPACASCAEDNSTRCGTCNHGYVLAQGFCRPEVADSLEHYLGLETDLQDLELKYLLQKRDSRIEVHSIFISNDMRLGSWFDPSWRKRMLLTLKSNKYKPGLVHVMLALSLQICLTKNSTLEPVMAIYVNPFGGSHSESWFMPVNEGGFPDWERTNVDGSAQCQNWTLTLGNKWKTFFETVHVYLRSRIKSLDDSSNETIYYEPLEMTDPSKNLGYMKINSLQVFGYSLPFEPDSIRDLILQLDYPYTQGSQASAMLQLVEIRDRVNRLSPPGKTRLDLFTCLLRHRLKLANNEVARIQSSLRAFNARLPNAVEQEMGKLCS, via the exons atggggcAGCAGAACCTGCGGCGTGCTGACGGGCTCCTGCCGATGCTCCCGTGGCCCCTGGCCCTCCTGGCCCTGAGCGTGTGCTGCGGGGCAGGCGGCGTGGCCACTGAGCAGCATGTCTCCAGCCCAGCATCCccttcttcctcatcctcatcctcctcctctggcCGAGCACCCCTTGACTGGCTCCTCACCGACCGGGGTCCCTTCTACCGAGCCCAGGAGTACGTGGACTTCATGGAGCGCTACCGGCAGGGTTTCACCACCAGGTACAGGATCTACAg ggagttTGCACGCTGGAAGGTGAACAACCTGGCCTTGGAGAGGAAGGACTTCTTCAGCTTACCACTGCCCCTCGCCCCCGAATTCATCCGCAACATCCGCTTGCTGGGGCGCcggcccagcctgcagcaggtcACCGACAGCATCATCAAGAAATACGGGACACACTTCTTGCTGGCTGCCACACTGGGAG GAGAGGAGTCCCTGACCATTTTTGTGGACAAACGCAAGCTGAGCCACCGGGCAGAGCTGTCAGGGGCTGGGAACGGCTCAGCAGTGTCACTGGAGACGCTGCACCAGCTGGCAGCCTCCTACTTCATCGACCGCGAGAGCACGCTGCGCCGGCTGCACCACATCCAGATTGCCACGGCTGCCATCAAG GTGACAGAAACACGGACAGGGCCGCTGGGCTGCAGCAATTACGACAACCTGGACTCGGTGAGCTCGGTGCTGGTGCAGAGCCCAGAGAACAAGGTGCAGCTGCAAG ggctgcagacGGTGCTGCCCCATCACCTGAGGGAGCGTTTCGTGGCAGCCGCTCTGAGCTACATCGCCTGCAGCTCGGTTGGGGAGCTGGTGTGCCGCCGGAGCGACTGTCGCTGCCAATGCCAGCCCACCTTCCCCCACTGCAACTGCCCTGAGGCCGACATCCAAGCACTCGAAGGCAACTTGGTCCAGCTCCAGCGCGCCTGGGACAGCCACCACAGCCAGTTTGAGGAGTCAG AGGAGTTTCAGGCCTTAGTAAAGAAGCTCCCAGGGGACCGCTTCCTGAACAGGACAGCCATCTCCCACTTCTGGGCCATGGACCTGGACATTCAACACCGCTACCAGCAGCTGGGCACCAGCCtcaagctgctctccaggaaAACCCACCACATCATCCGGAGGCTCTTCAACCTCAGCAAACGCTGCCACCGGCAACCCCGCTTCAAACTGCCAAAGGAGAG GCCACTTCATTACTGGTGGGGCCGTGCTCAGTCGCTCCTCTACTGCGGTGAGACGACAGTGCCTGGGACCTTCCTGGAAGAAAGCCACAGCTGCACGTGCCCCTCAGAGCAGCCCTCCTGCCAAGGGGCCATCCCGTGTGCCTTGGGTGAGGGGCCAGCCTGCGCCAGCTGCGCCGAGGACAACAGCACTCGCTGCGGGACCTGCAACCACGGCTATGTGCTGGCCCAGGGCTTCTGCCGCCCCGAGGTGGCCGACTCACTGGAGCATTACCTGGGACTAGAGACAGATCTGCAGGACCTGGAGCTCAAGTACCTCCTGCAGAAACGGGACAGCCGCATAGAGGTGCACtccattttcatcagcaatgacATGCGCCTTGGGAGCTGGTTTGACCCCTCCTGGAGGAAGCGCATGCTCCTGACCCTGAAAAGCAACAAGTACAAGCCGGGCCTGGTTCACGTGATGCTGGCCCTCTCCCTGCAAATCTGCCTCACCAAGAACAGCACGCTGGAACCTGTCATGGCCATCTACGTCAACCCCTTTGGGGGAAGCCACTCGGAGAGCTGGTTCATGCCCGTCAACGAGGGCGGCTTCCCAGACTGGGAAAGGACTAATGTGGATGGCTCTGCCCAGTGCCAAAACTGGACGCTCACTTTGGGCAACAAGTGGAAGACCTTCTTTGAAACAGTCCACGTCTACTTGCGGAGCCGCATCAAGTCTCTGGACGATAGCTCCAACGAGACCATCTATTACGAGCCCTTGGAGATGACGGATCCCTCCAAAAACCTGGGCTACATGAAGATCAACAGCCTGCAGGTCTTTGGCTACAGCCTGCCCTTTGAACCAGACTCCATTCGTGACCTGATCCTGCAGCTGGACTACCCCTACACGCAGGGATCGCAGGCTTCAGCCATGCTGCAGCTGGTGGAGATCCGGGACCGGGTGAACAGACTGTCACCCCCTGGCAAAACCCGCCTCGACCTCTTCACCTGCCTGCTTCGTCACAGGCTCAAGCTGGCCAACAACGAGGTGGCCAGGATCCAGTCCTCTCTGCGAGCCTTCAATGCACGGCTGCCCAATGCAGTGGAGCAGGAGATGGGCAAGCTGTGCAGCTAG
- the BRINP2 gene encoding BMP/retinoic acid-inducible neural-specific protein 2 isoform X2, with protein sequence MGQQNLRRADGLLPMLPWPLALLALSVCCGAGGVATEQHVSSPASPSSSSSSSSSGRAPLDWLLTDRGPFYRAQEYVDFMERYRQGFTTREFARWKVNNLALERKDFFSLPLPLAPEFIRNIRLLGRRPSLQQVTDSIIKKYGTHFLLAATLGGEESLTIFVDKRKLSHRAELSGAGNGSAVSLETLHQLAASYFIDRESTLRRLHHIQIATAAIKVTETRTGPLGCSNYDNLDSVSSVLVQSPENKVQLQGLQTVLPHHLRERFVAAALSYIACSSVGELVCRRSDCRCQCQPTFPHCNCPEADIQALEGNLVQLQRAWDSHHSQFEESEEFQALVKKLPGDRFLNRTAISHFWAMDLDIQHRYQQLGTSLKLLSRKTHHIIRRLFNLSKRCHRQPRFKLPKERPLHYWWGRAQSLLYCGETTVPGTFLEESHSCTCPSEQPSCQGAIPCALGEGPACASCAEDNSTRCGTCNHGYVLAQGFCRPEVADSLEHYLGLETDLQDLELKYLLQKRDSRIEVHSIFISNDMRLGSWFDPSWRKRMLLTLKSNKYKPGLVHVMLALSLQICLTKNSTLEPVMAIYVNPFGGSHSESWFMPVNEGGFPDWERTNVDGSAQCQNWTLTLGNKWKTFFETVHVYLRSRIKSLDDSSNETIYYEPLEMTDPSKNLGYMKINSLQVFGYSLPFEPDSIRDLILQLDYPYTQGSQASAMLQLVEIRDRVNRLSPPGKTRLDLFTCLLRHRLKLANNEVARIQSSLRAFNARLPNAVEQEMGKLCS encoded by the exons atggggcAGCAGAACCTGCGGCGTGCTGACGGGCTCCTGCCGATGCTCCCGTGGCCCCTGGCCCTCCTGGCCCTGAGCGTGTGCTGCGGGGCAGGCGGCGTGGCCACTGAGCAGCATGTCTCCAGCCCAGCATCCccttcttcctcatcctcatcctcctcctctggcCGAGCACCCCTTGACTGGCTCCTCACCGACCGGGGTCCCTTCTACCGAGCCCAGGAGTACGTGGACTTCATGGAGCGCTACCGGCAGGGTTTCACCACCAG ggagttTGCACGCTGGAAGGTGAACAACCTGGCCTTGGAGAGGAAGGACTTCTTCAGCTTACCACTGCCCCTCGCCCCCGAATTCATCCGCAACATCCGCTTGCTGGGGCGCcggcccagcctgcagcaggtcACCGACAGCATCATCAAGAAATACGGGACACACTTCTTGCTGGCTGCCACACTGGGAG GAGAGGAGTCCCTGACCATTTTTGTGGACAAACGCAAGCTGAGCCACCGGGCAGAGCTGTCAGGGGCTGGGAACGGCTCAGCAGTGTCACTGGAGACGCTGCACCAGCTGGCAGCCTCCTACTTCATCGACCGCGAGAGCACGCTGCGCCGGCTGCACCACATCCAGATTGCCACGGCTGCCATCAAG GTGACAGAAACACGGACAGGGCCGCTGGGCTGCAGCAATTACGACAACCTGGACTCGGTGAGCTCGGTGCTGGTGCAGAGCCCAGAGAACAAGGTGCAGCTGCAAG ggctgcagacGGTGCTGCCCCATCACCTGAGGGAGCGTTTCGTGGCAGCCGCTCTGAGCTACATCGCCTGCAGCTCGGTTGGGGAGCTGGTGTGCCGCCGGAGCGACTGTCGCTGCCAATGCCAGCCCACCTTCCCCCACTGCAACTGCCCTGAGGCCGACATCCAAGCACTCGAAGGCAACTTGGTCCAGCTCCAGCGCGCCTGGGACAGCCACCACAGCCAGTTTGAGGAGTCAG AGGAGTTTCAGGCCTTAGTAAAGAAGCTCCCAGGGGACCGCTTCCTGAACAGGACAGCCATCTCCCACTTCTGGGCCATGGACCTGGACATTCAACACCGCTACCAGCAGCTGGGCACCAGCCtcaagctgctctccaggaaAACCCACCACATCATCCGGAGGCTCTTCAACCTCAGCAAACGCTGCCACCGGCAACCCCGCTTCAAACTGCCAAAGGAGAG GCCACTTCATTACTGGTGGGGCCGTGCTCAGTCGCTCCTCTACTGCGGTGAGACGACAGTGCCTGGGACCTTCCTGGAAGAAAGCCACAGCTGCACGTGCCCCTCAGAGCAGCCCTCCTGCCAAGGGGCCATCCCGTGTGCCTTGGGTGAGGGGCCAGCCTGCGCCAGCTGCGCCGAGGACAACAGCACTCGCTGCGGGACCTGCAACCACGGCTATGTGCTGGCCCAGGGCTTCTGCCGCCCCGAGGTGGCCGACTCACTGGAGCATTACCTGGGACTAGAGACAGATCTGCAGGACCTGGAGCTCAAGTACCTCCTGCAGAAACGGGACAGCCGCATAGAGGTGCACtccattttcatcagcaatgacATGCGCCTTGGGAGCTGGTTTGACCCCTCCTGGAGGAAGCGCATGCTCCTGACCCTGAAAAGCAACAAGTACAAGCCGGGCCTGGTTCACGTGATGCTGGCCCTCTCCCTGCAAATCTGCCTCACCAAGAACAGCACGCTGGAACCTGTCATGGCCATCTACGTCAACCCCTTTGGGGGAAGCCACTCGGAGAGCTGGTTCATGCCCGTCAACGAGGGCGGCTTCCCAGACTGGGAAAGGACTAATGTGGATGGCTCTGCCCAGTGCCAAAACTGGACGCTCACTTTGGGCAACAAGTGGAAGACCTTCTTTGAAACAGTCCACGTCTACTTGCGGAGCCGCATCAAGTCTCTGGACGATAGCTCCAACGAGACCATCTATTACGAGCCCTTGGAGATGACGGATCCCTCCAAAAACCTGGGCTACATGAAGATCAACAGCCTGCAGGTCTTTGGCTACAGCCTGCCCTTTGAACCAGACTCCATTCGTGACCTGATCCTGCAGCTGGACTACCCCTACACGCAGGGATCGCAGGCTTCAGCCATGCTGCAGCTGGTGGAGATCCGGGACCGGGTGAACAGACTGTCACCCCCTGGCAAAACCCGCCTCGACCTCTTCACCTGCCTGCTTCGTCACAGGCTCAAGCTGGCCAACAACGAGGTGGCCAGGATCCAGTCCTCTCTGCGAGCCTTCAATGCACGGCTGCCCAATGCAGTGGAGCAGGAGATGGGCAAGCTGTGCAGCTAG